The genomic stretch TTCAGATCGCCGCATGGCAGTTTGACGTAACGGGAGTAGGCGGATTCCAGGTGCCCGTAATCCTGCTTGATACAGACGTCCCTGAGAATGCCGAGGGCGATCGGTCGCTGACGAATCACCTTTATGGTGGAGATGCCCGTTATCGCTTGCTGCAGGAGGCCGTCCTTGGAATCGGCGGCGTAAGAATGCTCAGAGCTCTTGGTTTCAGAGACCTCGAGCGCTACCACATGAACGAGGGGCATGCCGCCCTGCTGGTTTTGGAGTTATTGGAGGAAGAGTCAAGAACACGAGGGGGCGGCTCGATCGGAACGGACATTTTGGACACGGTCCGACGACGCTGCGTCTTTACAACCCACACGCCGGTTGCGGCCGGACACGACAAGTTTCCCCTTGATCTGGTTCGCAATGTCCTCGAACCTGGTCTCGCCAGGATTCTCACGTCTGCAGAGGAACAGGACGCATTGTGCTGCGATAACGCGCTAAACATGACCTTTCTGGGATTCAGCCTCAGCCACTACATCAACGGCGTGGCAAAACGGCATGGCGAAGTTTCCCGACAGATGTTTGGACATTATCCTATCGATGCGATCACCAACGGAGTCCATTCAGCGACTTGGGCAGCGCCTTCGATCGCAGAATTGTTCGACAAGCACGTTCCCGGCTGGAGAGAGGATACTGCGAGCCTGCGTTATGCCATGTCCCTTAATCGTGATGAGCTGTGGAACGCCCATCAGAAAGCGAAACGGCACTTGATTGAGGAGGTAAACCGGGACACGAACGCAGGGTTCGACCTGGATGTCTTCACGATCGGCTTCGCCCGCCGGGCAACGGCGTATAAGCGACCCGATCTG from Phycisphaerae bacterium encodes the following:
- the glgP gene encoding alpha-glucan family phosphorylase; this translates as MEIGLDPAIPTYSGGLGMLAGDSLRAAADLKLPMIALTLVHRRGYFYQRLDADGNQTEEPVDWVPADYLKRLEPRVTVTLEGRVVQIAAWQFDVTGVGGFQVPVILLDTDVPENAEGDRSLTNHLYGGDARYRLLQEAVLGIGGVRMLRALGFRDLERYHMNEGHAALLVLELLEEESRTRGGGSIGTDILDTVRRRCVFTTHTPVAAGHDKFPLDLVRNVLEPGLARILTSAEEQDALCCDNALNMTFLGFSLSHYINGVAKRHGEVSRQMFGHYPIDAITNGVHSATWAAPSIAELFDKHVPGWREDTASLRYAMSLNRDELWNAHQKAKRHLIEEVNRDTNAGFDLDVFTIGFARRATAYKRPDLALSNVDRLKRISREAGAFQLIYAGKAHPHDGQGKQLIRSIVGICRSLRPEIRAVYLPNHDMELSRLLVAGVDLWLNTPQPPMEASGTSGMKAAVNGVPSLSILDGWWLEGCIEGVTGWAIGDDPVKRNPDGSASPLPPDEARRRDADALYRKLEEVILPIFYRDRSGFVSVMRHAIAINGSFFNTRRMMQNYVTKAYFE